The nucleotide window GTCTCGTCCCGAGTGCCGTCCTGTTGCCGGTCCTGGCCGCCATCCTCGCAATTTCTGCGGTTAAGGTTTGGCGCCACGCCTAGGTCGATCAAACGATGAAGCTTGTCTGCGGGATTACGCACCTATGTGGCGAGCAAGCAACGATGGTGGTGTGATCCAAGATTACCGAGCTTGTTCCCTGTTCGACGCCCCCGGCCGGGGCGGCGAACCCGCCCTGAGGGCGGCACCAGCGACGTTCCCCGTCCCGACGCCTCCAGCAGGCCCCGGCGCGGAGGAGCGGTCACCCGGAGGGCCGGAACAGCGTAGAGGAGCCCGTAAGGGCTTGGCCGGTCCGAGCACCGGGGCAGGCTCGGTGCGTCCGGACACGGACCGGATAAGGACGGCGTATCAGCCGGAGCGGCCGCAGGTCGCGGAGGCCATTCGCCGGCCCCGCCGACGGGATGAAGGCAGCCGCAGGAGCGTCAGCATCGCGCCGCCCGGCACGGGCGGGACGCGGGACCGACTGCCGCCGTCGCCGGGGCGCCGCTGTCGGTCGGTCGGCCGACACCGCCGCCAGGGTGCGGGGGCGGCGGCGGAGCCCCGCTCGGACCGGACCTGAAGCGTCAGCTGGTTGGGGAGGCCCGCCCCGGGTGGGGTCCAGGGGAGCCGCCGGCGGAGGCTCCCCGAGCCGCGCCGCGGGTGCCTGCACCTGTGGCGCGGCTGACACGGCGCGCGCGCCGTCACTACCACAGCACCGGAACGGGCGGCGGTAGTGACGGCGCCTTCAGCAGGACGGACCAGGGGCTGAAATGACCGCCCCGCAGGTTTGATTACAGGCACTTAGCACAATCAAGGCAGGCATGTCAGGCGGAGGCTTGGCCGCGTGACCATAGAGTGATGTCCGGGCGTGTCCGACGCTCGGAACCGACACCGGAAGGTGACACCTCGGCCGACACCGGCCCTCACGTTCACAAGGAGCGACAGCTCGCGCGGCCAACAGCGCCGACACCCCCGCCAAAGGCCAGTGCCCCCCGGGCGCAGCAGAGGCAGCACAAGGATGCACACCACGAAAGGAGATCGCACGCAGTGATCCAGCAAGACCGTTCAAGGCACGACGGCACCGCTGGTTCAGCGGTCGCCGCAGGTAGGCAAGGAGACCCGACGAAACGGAGATGATCACCCGGAGTACCCGGCCTTCAACGCTCCAGAAGCGTGATCGTATCGCCCTGCGGGGTCTACGGTCGGCCAGTAACACTAACCATTCACAGGCCCTGATCAGGCCGCAAGGAAAGCGAGGACCGTGGACGCCCTCCAGATGAGCCTCCGGACGTTGTGCGCGCACAACGCGGACGGCTCCCGCATGACACAGGCCCAGCGGTTCGCGGGGCTGCTGGCGCTCGCCGACGACCTGCGCAGTCTCGGCTACCGCCTCCCCGACGCCCAGTCCCTGAAACCCAAGCACGTCGGCGTGCTCGTCGAGTCCTGGAAGCAGCAAGGGCTCTCGGACGGGACCATCAAGAACCGGATGTCCTGGGTGCGCTGGGTCGCCATGAAGACCCGCAAGCCCGGCCTCATCCCGCAGGACAACGCGGAGCTGGGCCTCGCCGACAAGCCCGTGTTCAAGGGGGCCCGTGCGGACACCACCACCCGGGCGCGGATGACCGCCCTCCCCGAGCGCATGCAGCTGGCGCTCCGCCTCCAGATGGCGTTCGGCCTCCGGCTCGAGGAGAGCCTCAAGTTCCGGGTGGCGGACGCCGACAAGGGCACAGCCGTCACCCTCACCGGCTCCTGGTGCAAGGGCGGCCGGGCGCGGACGATTCCGGTCACGCACGACCGGCAGCGGGACCTCCTGGACGAGCTGCACACCTTCTGCGGCGGCGGCTCCCTCGTCCCGGCCGCCATGTCCTACCGGGCCTTTCGCCGGGCGGTCGAGCGGGCGACGCTCAAGGCCGGCATCACCAACGTCCACAAGCACCGGCACTGGTACGCCTGCTGGCGGTTCCGGACCCTCTCGGGGATCAAGCCGCCAGTGGAAGGCGGGCCGAGCCACGACCGGCTGCCGCCGGCAGAACAGGCCCGCCTCGACGCGATCCGGATGGAGATCAGCCGGGAACTCGGGCACGGCCGCATTCAGGTCACGGACGCGTACCTGGGGCGGCGCTGGCCGCCCCGGGAGGCTGCGCAATGACGCGCAAGCTCCCTCCCCGCGCCGTCCTGTTCGGCCGCGCGGCGGCCGAGGCCCGCCTCCGCTACGCCGACACGCTGTTCGCGCCGGAGGCGGTGTTCGCGACGATGGGCGAGGTCGTGAGTACCGGCGGCACCCGCCTGGTGGTCCGGCCGGACCGGCCGTTCGACCTCCGGGACACCCCGGCAGCGGTCCGGCTGGTGGAGCTGCTGGAGCGCGAGGGGTTCACGACCAAATGGCAGCCAATCGA belongs to Ancalomicrobiaceae bacterium S20 and includes:
- a CDS encoding phage integrase N-terminal domain-containing protein; translation: MDALQMSLRTLCAHNADGSRMTQAQRFAGLLALADDLRSLGYRLPDAQSLKPKHVGVLVESWKQQGLSDGTIKNRMSWVRWVAMKTRKPGLIPQDNAELGLADKPVFKGARADTTTRARMTALPERMQLALRLQMAFGLRLEESLKFRVADADKGTAVTLTGSWCKGGRARTIPVTHDRQRDLLDELHTFCGGGSLVPAAMSYRAFRRAVERATLKAGITNVHKHRHWYACWRFRTLSGIKPPVEGGPSHDRLPPAEQARLDAIRMEISRELGHGRIQVTDAYLGRRWPPREAAQ